The sequence below is a genomic window from Sphingobacterium sp. ML3W.
TGCATCTTTAATAAATTGATCCCTTTCCTGTTCGGTCGGAAAATCGAAAGCGATAAACAGCCCTTTTCCTCTAATGTTGTTGATCTGCGGATGCTGACTCGCCAAATCCATAAGCTTTTGAATAAAATATGAACCCTTATGGTCTATCTGCTCAATTAATTTTTCATTTTCAATGACCTCTAAAATAAGTTTGAAACGCATCATATCGGTAAAATCACCACCAAAAGTCGAATTGATACGTGAAGATTCTTTAAAAACATGTTTTTCTACGCGATCAAATTTATCCTTGTTAGCCAGCAGACCACAAACTTGCGTTTTCTTCCCGAATGCAATTAAATCAGGAACAACACCAACCGTTTGGTAGGCCCACATCGACCCCGTTAAACCAATTCCAGTTTGTACCTCATCAAAGATCAATAAGATATCGTGTTCATCACAGATGTCGCGTAAAGCCTGTAGAAATTCTTTTCTGAAATGATTGTCGCCACCCTCAGCTTGAATGGGTTCAATAATGATACAGGCGATATCATTCGGATGATTGGCAAGTGCATTTCTGATTTCTCGAATGGCCGTTTTTTCTTTCTCAATAACGGTACTTAAAACTGCTTCCGTGATAGGGAAAGTCAATTTCGGGTTCGTAATTCTTGGCCAGTTAAACTTCGGAAAGTACATGTACTTTCTTGGATCCTTGGTATTGGTTAGCGAAAGGGTATAGCCAGATCTGCCATGAAAGGCCTCTTTGAAGTGAATGACCTGTGAAGCTTCTTTCTCAATTCCATTAGCTAAATTTAATCTTGTCTTCCAGTCAAAGGCTGCTTTCAAGGTGTTTTCAACGGCCAAAGTTCCCCCTGCGATAAAAAAGCAATACTCCAGCTCCTTTGGTAAGGCAACCCGTTCGAAGACTTCCATAAAATCGGCAAACTCTTTAGGGTAGATATCCGATAAAGCAGGTTTATTTAGGGCCATTTTACCCAGGAATTCTTGATGTTGTAAGATGTAGGGATGGTTGTAACCAATAGCCACTGAAGCAAACATGCTAAAAAGGTCGAGGTAGGCGTCACCATTTTGGTCAACTAAATAGGAACCATGAGATTTCTCCATATCCATGACAATCGGAAAACCATCAGCTAGTAAATGTTTGGATAATATTTCGTGAACTGTACTCATATCATAATCAATTAAAGGTCATTATTAGAGGTTAAACGTAATTCCTTGTGCCAAAGGGAGCTCCGTGCTATAGTTAATGGTGTTGGTTTGTCTGCGCATGTATGCTTTCCAAGCGTCTGAACCCGATTCACGTCCACCACCAGTTTCTTTTTCACCCCCGAAAGCACCACCAATTTCTGCACCAGATGTACCGATGTTGACATTGGCAATACCACAGTCAGAACCCTGTGCACTGAGGAACAATTCTGCTTCGCGTAGATTATTGGTCATAATAGCAGACGATAGTCCTTGTTTTACATCATTTTGAATAGCAATCGCATCCAAAACATCACCTTTGTATTTTATTAAATAAAGAATTGGAGCAAAAGTTTCCTGTTGGACGATAGCGTAATGGTTTTCGACCTCAGCTATAGCAGGCTGAACATAGCAACCGCTTTCAAAATCTTTTCCACTTAAGACGCCGCCAGTAACAATAAGTTTACCACCTTGTTTTTTAATTTCAGATAAGGCATCTAAATAATGCGCTACTGCCTTTTTATCAATGAGGGGGCCGACATGATTTTCGGGAAGTAAAGGGTCTCCAATTTTGAGCTGAGCGTAGGCTTTTATCAATGATGCCTTCACTTGTGTATAGACACTTTCATGGATAATAAGTCTACGAGTCGAAGTACAACGCTGACCCGCTGTACCCACAGCTCCAAATACTGCCCCTATAGTCGTCATCTTCAGATCGGCATCTGGCGTAATGATAATCGCATTATTTCCACCAAGTTCTAAAATAGTCTTTCCAAGTCTAGCAGCGACATGTTGCGCAACTGTTTTGCCCATCTGTGTCGAGCCTGTCGCCGATATTAAAGAAATATTGCTATCGTTTACCAGCCACTCACCCGCAGATTTATCACCTATTATTAAATTGGAAATCCCATCCGGTAATTCCTTTTGCTTTAAAACGTCTGCGAGAATCCTTTGGCAAGCAATCGCACATAAGGGTGTTTTTTCACTCGGTTTCCAGATGACTACATCGCCACAAATCAATGCTATTGCCGTATTCCATGCCCAAACAGCTACTGGGAAGTTGAATGCAGAAATAACGCCAACTAGACCTAGAGGGTGGTATTGGTCATACATGCGATGGGAGGGACGTTCCGAATGAATGGTCGAACCATAAAGTTGGCGGGATAGACCGACTGCAAAATCACAGATGTCAATCATTTCTTGTACCTCGCCCATCCCTTCTTGAAGCGATTTCCCCATTTCATAAGAAACAAGCTTCCCGAGAGTAGGCTTTAACGTCCTTAATTTTTCACCAAATAACCGAATGACTTCACCTCTTTGAGGAGCAGGTATCAGACGCCATATCGCATATGCTTTTTGAGCCTGTATACAAATTTGTTCATAATCGTTAAGGGAAGAGCATGTCACTGTAGCAATAGTTTTGCCATCAACAGGCGATTCGGAAGTGATGTCATCGCCAGTTGCAAACCAATTCTGTCCGGTAGAAGAACCTAGATTGGTTGCTAGAATGCCCAATTCTTTTAATTCTTGTGTTATCATACTGGTTTATATTATTCGTTTATATTTTAAATATAGTGAATTATATTCGAAATATTGGCTATATTTAGATATTAAATTATGATATCTATGAGCTTAACATGTGATTATTTCAATATAGATGCGCTATTGTCCGATGAAAATAAGCTCATCCGTCAATCGATTCGTGATTTTGTCACTACGGAAATAAAACCAGTCATAAACCATGCCGCGCAGCATCATGAAGACATTCCCAATTTGATGTTAAAGTTGGGTGCTATTGGCGCTTTAGGACCATATATTCCAGTAGAGTACGGCGGAGCAGGTTTGGACCATATCGCCTATGGCCTAATTATGCAAGAATTAGAAGCAGGAGATTCAGCGATCAGGTCCGCAGCTTCAGTACAATCGTCTTTAGTCATGTATCCCATCTTTACATTTGGCAGTGAAGAACAAAAACAGAAATATCTCCCAAAACTGGCAACAGGAGAATATGTCGGTAGTTTCGGATTGACAGAACCAAACCATGGCTCGGATCCAGCAGCAATGGAAACCCGTTTATTCCAAAAAGACGGTAAATACCTCTTGAATGGTGCTAAAATGTGGATTACCAATGCCCCGATATGCGATATCGCTATCGTATGGGCCCGCGATGAACACAATAAAATACGTGGATGCATCGTAGAACGCTGGATGGCAGGATTCTCTACTCCTGAAACCCTTGATAAATGGTCTCTTCGTGCTTCTAAGACTGGAGAATTGATTTTTCAAAATGTAGAAATTCCTTTGGAAAATATATTACCTGAAGTAAATTCGCTCCGAGGTCCATTTTCTTGTTTAAATTCGGCCCGTTATGGTATTTCTTGGGGGGTCATCGGAGCAGCTATTGATTGCTACCAAGCCGCGGTTAAATATGCATTGGAAAGAGAGCAGTTTGGGAAACCCATAGCATCCTATCAATTGCAGCAAAAAAAGCTGGCCGAGTTCCTTACAGAAATAACAAAAGCCCAATTATTATCCTGGCGATTAGGCGTTTTAAAAAATGAAGGAAAAGCTACTCCCGAACAAATTTCAATGGCAAAGCGTAATAACGTGCATATGGCATTGGAAATCGCTAGAGAATCACGGCAGATATTGGGAGCAATGGGAATTGTTGGTGACTTTCCAATGATGCGGCATATGATGAACCTCGAATCAGTCATTACATACGAAGGTACCCATGATATCCACCTATTGATAACCGGTCATGATATTACAGGTCTGAGTGCTTTTTAGTTAAAGGTGCTTTCAGAATTGATGATGATGACCTAGAGCTGATAGCAACAAAGGAGTTATTTTTAGAGGTATTGATGATGATATTTGGCTTACAGCATAATACCTTGGGTCTTACCTCAATCTTTTAAGGGCCAAATCCGCGCATGAAGAGAGCTGTATTATTGTTTATCATGAATTGAAGCTATTGGCCATGGCTACTTTACGCCAGGAGGGTGCATCAAATGCTGAAATAAATTAAAATAACCCTTTGCCATTTTATCCCAGCTATAATGCTTCAAAGAGTAAGCTTGGAACTCTTTGCTTTTACTTTTTAAAAGCGAAGGATGCTCAAGAGCATTTCTAATTTCAGAAATCCAGTGCTGTTCCTGGCCTGCTGTAACTAAGATGCCGTTCTTCTGGTGAATAATAGCATCGCTGATACCTTCAATATCTGAAGCAAATACGGTCGCGCCACAAATACTTGCTTCTAGACATACCAATCCGAAACCCTCCATATCCCCCTCAACTTTGATATTGGGCATGATGAAAAGTCCGGCATGGCGAAGCAATGATTGTAAATCAGCCAAAGGAATCTTCCCTATATGCTGCAATCGGTCTTTAAATTCAGGATTTTTTAAATAACGACGTATTACTTTTTGATCAGATGGATACCCTAAGAACAGAAATAGAAGATGTTGTAGGGGATTAGGAATTGCATCCAGTAATTTTTCCTTCCATGTTGCGGTTGCAGCAAAGGGTCCTATTAGAATAAGTTTATAGTCCGATGGTAGTTGTGGCAACACGTTACTGATAAACCAAGAAATACCCTTTCGCTTTACGGGTCTCCCAAGTGCAAGGATGAGTTTATCCTCTTGAGTAGTAATATTGTATTTGCTTAGCAGAGCCGCTATCGGAATTGCCGTATCTATGATTAGTTTATGGTCAACACCATTTGGAATGACCTCAATTCTTGCGGGGTCGATACCGCGATCAATCGCAGCCTGTCTTGTTGCTCGGCTAACGGCTATGATTTTATCAAATTTATTGAATTGAGGAATGATTTTATTTTGAAAGTAAGCGAAGGGAAATACAATGTCAAGACCATGTACTGTGACCACCTTTTTTAGCTGTTCATAACCCCTATGACGTAAAGAAAAAGCAGCAACTAAACCATCATTGAAATGGATAAGCTTGATGTTAGGATGCTTCATGAGTAGGGATAGAATCCGTTTATTCAATAAGGAAAAGAATTTGATAATGGATTCATTTCCTTGATAAACGATTTTATGCACGGTCGTATACGTGGCGATGTGATTGATGAGTTCAAAGCTCTGTTTTTCCATGCCGCCAATAGCTGGGGGGTATTTATGGCTGACGAAGAGAATTTCCATAGGATAATAGGTACGGTCTTTTTTTAAGTCCAATATAGGCTAAGAAGCCAAAGGTTATCCAGAAAACTTGTCTGGAACGTCTGATTAAAGCGATGGTTAGCCAAATTTGAACGGTATAAATACCAGCACTAGTCAATAATAGCTTATTCCCGAATTCTTCAATTCCGATTTGAGCCGGAATAAAAGCACCGAAACTTTTGATAATGACAATGCTCATATCCATAAATTGGCTCAGTATGATCGGGATGGTGATGCCTGAAAAGTATAGAATGAGAAAAAGTTCCAAAGCACCCACCATCCAATGTAGAAAAAAATAGAAATATGCACGGTAGCATTGATATGGATGTCCTTGATGAAATGCTAATACAGCATTGAGGATAGTTTGAAAACGTATACTTAGCTTTCGAAAGAAGCTCCAAGATAGCGTAGAGGTTACCTGAAATTTTTTAGATCTTTTGAGGATGCAAAAGGTAATAAGCGGAAGCGAAAAGAGCAACATGACTAATATCCATAACATCGTTAGCATTTGTTCGGGTATATTTTTAGTAAAAGAACCCAATAGAAACCACAATCCGCTAAGGCCGAATAATGAAAATTGTGTGATAATAGCCAAAAACCGTGATATCAGTACAGAATTTACAATTTCTTGCTCAGAAGTACCTGTTGGTTTTAGCAGTACAGTTTTAATATAATCACCACCTATAATACTTGTGGGGTTGAATAGTCCTACAGTTTCTCCAATATGTCTGATGCAGAATAGTTGCCATAAGGATGTTTGTTTTGGTTTTTCGATGAAGCAATTTTGCCACCCCGCTGTTCCAAGGAGATATGCCAGTCCGGTGATCACAATAATCCAGAGGAGCTTCCAGCCCATATGAGCGACTTCTTTAAATACTGCTTTTAGATCAATATGACTGATGAAGACAGCTAAAGAAAGAAGAATGATAAGGCTAATCGTAATTTTTAAAATCCGTTTCAGCATTAACCAGCTTGAATTTTAACAATTGAATCCGTTACAGCTGTGCTCATTTGTTCAAGTTCTGCAAAATAAGTATCCGCCAAAGAAGTCCAGTCCATTGATTTACTAAACTCTAAACCTGCATGTCCGAGTTCAGTTCTTAGTTTTTCATCCCGCAATAATTGTGTTATGCGGTTGACGAAGGCATTAGCATCTTTGGGTTTACATTTAAAACCAGTGACACCTTCAATGATTAAATCTGCGGAACCACCACCATCAGCAATAACGCAGGGTAGTGCTGAAGCTAAGGCTTCGATCACGACGTTGCCATAAGTTTCCGAATGAGAAGGAAATATAAATAGGGTAGAAGAAGCATATAATTTTGA
It includes:
- the lat gene encoding L-lysine 6-transaminase, producing MSTVHEILSKHLLADGFPIVMDMEKSHGSYLVDQNGDAYLDLFSMFASVAIGYNHPYILQHQEFLGKMALNKPALSDIYPKEFADFMEVFERVALPKELEYCFFIAGGTLAVENTLKAAFDWKTRLNLANGIEKEASQVIHFKEAFHGRSGYTLSLTNTKDPRKYMYFPKFNWPRITNPKLTFPITEAVLSTVIEKEKTAIREIRNALANHPNDIACIIIEPIQAEGGDNHFRKEFLQALRDICDEHDILLIFDEVQTGIGLTGSMWAYQTVGVVPDLIAFGKKTQVCGLLANKDKFDRVEKHVFKESSRINSTFGGDFTDMMRFKLILEVIENEKLIEQIDHKGSYFIQKLMDLASQHPQINNIRGKGLFIAFDFPTEQERDQFIKDAFAQKLILLGCGERSIRFRPHLNIRVEEIDKACAIMERIL
- a CDS encoding aldehyde dehydrogenase family protein, with product MITQELKELGILATNLGSSTGQNWFATGDDITSESPVDGKTIATVTCSSLNDYEQICIQAQKAYAIWRLIPAPQRGEVIRLFGEKLRTLKPTLGKLVSYEMGKSLQEGMGEVQEMIDICDFAVGLSRQLYGSTIHSERPSHRMYDQYHPLGLVGVISAFNFPVAVWAWNTAIALICGDVVIWKPSEKTPLCAIACQRILADVLKQKELPDGISNLIIGDKSAGEWLVNDSNISLISATGSTQMGKTVAQHVAARLGKTILELGGNNAIIITPDADLKMTTIGAVFGAVGTAGQRCTSTRRLIIHESVYTQVKASLIKAYAQLKIGDPLLPENHVGPLIDKKAVAHYLDALSEIKKQGGKLIVTGGVLSGKDFESGCYVQPAIAEVENHYAIVQQETFAPILYLIKYKGDVLDAIAIQNDVKQGLSSAIMTNNLREAELFLSAQGSDCGIANVNIGTSGAEIGGAFGGEKETGGGRESGSDAWKAYMRRQTNTINYSTELPLAQGITFNL
- a CDS encoding acyl-CoA dehydrogenase family protein, translating into MSLTCDYFNIDALLSDENKLIRQSIRDFVTTEIKPVINHAAQHHEDIPNLMLKLGAIGALGPYIPVEYGGAGLDHIAYGLIMQELEAGDSAIRSAASVQSSLVMYPIFTFGSEEQKQKYLPKLATGEYVGSFGLTEPNHGSDPAAMETRLFQKDGKYLLNGAKMWITNAPICDIAIVWARDEHNKIRGCIVERWMAGFSTPETLDKWSLRASKTGELIFQNVEIPLENILPEVNSLRGPFSCLNSARYGISWGVIGAAIDCYQAAVKYALEREQFGKPIASYQLQQKKLAEFLTEITKAQLLSWRLGVLKNEGKATPEQISMAKRNNVHMALEIARESRQILGAMGIVGDFPMMRHMMNLESVITYEGTHDIHLLITGHDITGLSAF
- a CDS encoding glycosyltransferase family 4 protein, whose protein sequence is MEILFVSHKYPPAIGGMEKQSFELINHIATYTTVHKIVYQGNESIIKFFSLLNKRILSLLMKHPNIKLIHFNDGLVAAFSLRHRGYEQLKKVVTVHGLDIVFPFAYFQNKIIPQFNKFDKIIAVSRATRQAAIDRGIDPARIEVIPNGVDHKLIIDTAIPIAALLSKYNITTQEDKLILALGRPVKRKGISWFISNVLPQLPSDYKLILIGPFAATATWKEKLLDAIPNPLQHLLFLFLGYPSDQKVIRRYLKNPEFKDRLQHIGKIPLADLQSLLRHAGLFIMPNIKVEGDMEGFGLVCLEASICGATVFASDIEGISDAIIHQKNGILVTAGQEQHWISEIRNALEHPSLLKSKSKEFQAYSLKHYSWDKMAKGYFNLFQHLMHPPGVK
- a CDS encoding lysylphosphatidylglycerol synthase transmembrane domain-containing protein; the protein is MLKRILKITISLIILLSLAVFISHIDLKAVFKEVAHMGWKLLWIIVITGLAYLLGTAGWQNCFIEKPKQTSLWQLFCIRHIGETVGLFNPTSIIGGDYIKTVLLKPTGTSEQEIVNSVLISRFLAIITQFSLFGLSGLWFLLGSFTKNIPEQMLTMLWILVMLLFSLPLITFCILKRSKKFQVTSTLSWSFFRKLSIRFQTILNAVLAFHQGHPYQCYRAYFYFFLHWMVGALELFLILYFSGITIPIILSQFMDMSIVIIKSFGAFIPAQIGIEEFGNKLLLTSAGIYTVQIWLTIALIRRSRQVFWITFGFLAYIGLKKRPYLLSYGNSLRQP